The following are encoded in a window of Brevibacillus sp. DP1.3A genomic DNA:
- the nikC gene encoding nickel transporter permease yields the protein MKVEIAPTNQALPPKAAAARPSRWRTFYRKLRKNKLAMVGGCIVIFYIAIALLAPFIAPYDPYEIDLVNKLKPPSAEHWMGTDDKGRDVMSRLLYGTQLSMSVGFVAVFIGAFFGIILGLLSGYYGGWVDTVISRIIDVLLAFPGILLSLAIVSALGPSLFNVMVAVGIFSIPVFARIVRGSTLTVKKLEYIDAIRSLGANDFTIIFRHIFPNILSPIIVQATMRLATAILSAAGLSFLGLGAQPPLPEWGAMLSNGRDFLFTAPHLAMFPGFAIATLVLGFNIFGDGLRDALDPRMKQ from the coding sequence ATGAAGGTTGAGATCGCACCAACCAATCAAGCTCTTCCGCCGAAAGCAGCGGCTGCACGCCCTAGTAGATGGCGGACTTTTTACAGGAAATTACGAAAAAACAAACTCGCCATGGTAGGTGGCTGTATCGTGATTTTTTATATCGCGATTGCCCTGTTGGCACCATTCATCGCTCCCTACGATCCATATGAGATTGACTTGGTTAACAAGTTGAAGCCACCATCTGCTGAACACTGGATGGGTACCGATGACAAAGGTCGGGATGTAATGAGCCGTCTTTTATACGGAACACAGCTCTCGATGTCCGTCGGATTTGTCGCCGTCTTTATTGGTGCATTTTTCGGAATTATTCTCGGATTATTATCCGGTTATTACGGGGGCTGGGTAGATACAGTTATCTCCCGTATCATCGATGTCCTGCTCGCCTTCCCGGGAATCCTGCTTTCTTTGGCCATCGTAAGTGCTTTAGGGCCGAGTCTCTTTAATGTCATGGTCGCCGTCGGTATCTTCTCGATCCCTGTATTTGCACGGATTGTTCGCGGTTCTACCCTGACTGTGAAAAAGCTGGAATACATCGATGCGATCCGCTCACTCGGTGCTAATGACTTCACGATTATCTTTAGACACATTTTTCCAAACATTTTGTCTCCTATTATTGTACAGGCAACGATGCGCCTAGCTACTGCGATTCTTTCCGCCGCTGGCCTCTCGTTCCTCGGACTGGGAGCACAGCCTCCTCTGCCGGAGTGGGGCGCCATGCTCAGTAACGGACGCGACTTCTTGTTTACCGCTCCGCATCTGGCCATGTTCCCTGGTTTCGCTATTGCAACTCTTGTTCTCGGCTTCAACATCTTTGGGGACGGCCTCAGGGACGCTCTCGATCCACGAATGAAACAATAG
- the nikB gene encoding nickel ABC transporter permease codes for MFVYIIRRLLQMIPVLLGVILVVFLIMQMVPGDPAVLLAGEGASEETIAKMRTQLGLDQPVMVQYVQYVASVFQGDLGTSLRSNLPVWDEIMARLPATIELAVASIFVTVVLGMIAGIISATKQYSAADITIMVIALLGVSLPSFWLGLSLIYTFSVKLQLFPVAGWGTWKHMILPAITLGTAGAAIVARMTRSSMLDVVRQDYIRTAKAKGLRETVIIYKHALKNALIPIITVVGLQFGFLLGGTVLVESVFAINGLGRLIVDAIRMRDLPVVQGGVLIASIIFVFVNLLVDVLYRYFNKRIDLN; via the coding sequence ATGTTTGTTTACATTATCCGTCGCCTGCTGCAGATGATTCCCGTCCTGCTCGGTGTCATTCTGGTCGTGTTTTTGATCATGCAAATGGTTCCTGGCGACCCGGCGGTATTGCTTGCTGGTGAAGGCGCTTCTGAAGAAACGATTGCAAAAATGCGTACACAGCTCGGCTTGGATCAGCCGGTCATGGTTCAATACGTGCAATATGTCGCCAGCGTGTTCCAAGGCGATCTAGGTACATCACTTCGCTCCAATCTTCCCGTGTGGGATGAGATCATGGCTCGCCTGCCTGCTACCATCGAGCTCGCCGTTGCCAGTATTTTTGTAACGGTTGTACTCGGAATGATCGCAGGGATCATCTCTGCTACCAAGCAATACTCTGCTGCTGATATCACGATCATGGTTATTGCCTTGCTCGGTGTATCCTTGCCAAGCTTTTGGCTCGGCTTGAGTTTGATCTACACGTTCTCCGTCAAGTTGCAACTCTTCCCGGTCGCAGGCTGGGGCACTTGGAAGCACATGATTTTGCCAGCGATCACACTCGGTACCGCTGGGGCTGCCATCGTTGCTCGTATGACTCGCTCCAGTATGCTCGACGTCGTACGTCAAGACTACATCCGCACTGCGAAAGCAAAAGGCTTGCGTGAAACAGTCATCATTTACAAGCATGCTTTGAAAAACGCGTTGATCCCGATTATTACCGTCGTTGGCTTGCAGTTCGGTTTCCTTTTGGGTGGTACGGTTCTCGTAGAATCTGTATTTGCCATCAACGGCTTGGGTCGTCTGATCGTCGATGCGATCCGCATGCGTGATTTACCTGTCGTACAAGGCGGCGTATTAATCGCTTCCATTATCTTCGTGTTCGTGAACCTGCTCGTCGATGTATTGTATCGCTACTTCAATAAACGAATTGATCTGAACTAA
- a CDS encoding ABC transporter ATP-binding protein, producing the protein MPEQQDIILDVRNLQTHFFTEDGVSKAVDGVDFSLNRGETLGLVGESGCGKSITSLSILRLIASPPGKIVGGEILFKGQDLTKKSESAMRSIRGNEISMIFQEPMTSLNPVYSVGEQIAEVLRLHQNMGRREAWDKAVDMLRLVGIPSPEKRATQEPHELSGGMRQRVMIAMALACRPEILIADEPTTALDVTIQAQILELMKKLQVEMGMSIIMITHDLGVVAETCDRVAVMYAGKVVEYTTAQNLFANPRHPYTVGLMNSLPRLDEDVEELQAIKGNVPSPFNMPVGCRFAPRCPHATELCNTKLPELLEYADGSKVRCWMYTSEWDGDTKTATEVGV; encoded by the coding sequence ATGCCGGAACAACAAGATATCATCCTGGACGTTCGCAATCTGCAAACGCATTTTTTCACAGAAGATGGCGTCAGTAAAGCAGTGGACGGCGTTGATTTCTCTCTAAATAGAGGAGAGACACTAGGTCTGGTAGGAGAATCGGGCTGTGGAAAAAGTATCACTTCCCTCTCGATCCTGCGTTTGATTGCCAGCCCTCCGGGAAAAATTGTAGGAGGAGAAATCCTTTTCAAAGGGCAAGACCTCACAAAGAAATCCGAGTCAGCCATGCGCTCGATCCGCGGCAACGAGATTTCAATGATTTTCCAAGAACCAATGACCTCGCTTAATCCGGTTTATTCGGTTGGGGAACAAATCGCAGAGGTATTGCGTCTGCACCAAAACATGGGACGTAGGGAAGCGTGGGACAAAGCAGTCGACATGCTGCGTTTGGTCGGTATTCCTTCCCCAGAAAAACGCGCGACTCAAGAGCCACATGAATTGTCTGGTGGTATGCGCCAACGCGTCATGATCGCGATGGCTCTCGCCTGCCGCCCGGAAATTTTGATCGCGGATGAACCGACGACGGCTTTGGACGTTACCATTCAGGCTCAGATTCTCGAGCTGATGAAAAAGCTACAAGTCGAAATGGGCATGAGCATTATCATGATTACTCACGATCTTGGCGTCGTTGCTGAAACATGCGATCGCGTTGCGGTCATGTACGCAGGAAAAGTCGTGGAGTACACGACTGCACAAAATCTGTTCGCGAATCCACGCCATCCCTATACAGTAGGGCTGATGAACTCCCTCCCCCGTCTGGATGAGGACGTGGAAGAGCTGCAAGCGATTAAAGGGAACGTTCCAAGTCCGTTCAACATGCCAGTTGGATGCCGATTCGCTCCACGTTGCCCGCATGCAACAGAGCTGTGCAATACGAAGCTTCCTGAGCTCTTGGAGTATGCAGACGGAAGCAAAGTACGCTGCTGGATGTATACGTCAGAGTGGGACGGCGACACCAAGACTGCTACGGAAGTGGGGGTATGA
- a CDS encoding ABC transporter ATP-binding protein, giving the protein MMTTQTNPTKKPLLEVKNLKQHFPIKGGILGRTVNHVKAVDDISFTIHEGETLSIVGESGCGKSTTGRAILRLDEPTSGTVLFEGQDLLAMSKKQMRDMRKHLQVIFQDPFASLNPRQSVSAILGEALAIQNIVPAHQRRERIIELLGYVGLRPDQIDRFPHEFSGGQRQRIGIARALAMQPKLIICDEAVSALDVSIQAQVLNLLKSLQRQFKLTYLFISHDLGVVRHISDRVMVMYLGKVVEIADKKSLFDNPQHPYTQALLSAIPVPDVNKKQERIILRGDVPSPINPPQGCRFHTRCPYAIDRCKTEVPGLTSLHDTHQVACHIIQV; this is encoded by the coding sequence ATGATGACGACACAAACGAATCCAACAAAAAAACCACTGCTCGAAGTTAAAAATCTCAAGCAGCACTTCCCGATCAAAGGCGGCATTTTAGGCCGTACCGTCAACCATGTAAAAGCCGTGGATGACATCAGCTTCACGATCCATGAAGGAGAAACACTGAGTATTGTAGGCGAATCCGGTTGTGGCAAATCCACTACCGGTCGTGCCATCCTCCGTCTAGATGAACCGACGAGCGGAACGGTATTATTCGAAGGACAAGATCTGCTGGCGATGTCCAAGAAGCAAATGCGCGACATGCGCAAGCATTTGCAAGTCATTTTCCAGGACCCATTTGCTTCGCTCAACCCGCGCCAATCTGTATCCGCTATTCTCGGGGAAGCGTTGGCGATCCAAAATATCGTACCTGCGCATCAACGCCGCGAGCGCATTATCGAGCTGCTCGGCTATGTAGGCTTGCGTCCGGATCAAATTGACCGATTCCCGCACGAGTTCAGCGGTGGACAACGCCAACGGATCGGGATTGCCCGTGCCCTCGCGATGCAACCAAAGCTGATCATTTGTGACGAAGCCGTATCGGCACTCGACGTATCCATTCAGGCTCAAGTGCTGAATCTCCTGAAATCGTTGCAAAGACAGTTCAAGCTGACGTATTTGTTCATCTCCCATGACCTCGGCGTCGTTCGTCACATCTCGGATCGCGTCATGGTGATGTACCTCGGTAAAGTGGTAGAGATCGCGGATAAAAAGTCGCTGTTCGACAACCCGCAGCATCCTTACACACAGGCACTCTTGTCTGCGATCCCGGTGCCAGACGTTAACAAAAAGCAGGAGCGAATCATTCTGCGCGGAGATGTACCTTCTCCCATCAATCCTCCGCAGGGCTGCCGCTTCCATACGCGTTGCCCGTATGCGATTGATCGCTGCAAAACAGAAGTACCTGGCTTGACCAGCCTGCACGACACGCATCAAGTCGCCTGCCACATCATCCAAGTCTAG